One Micromonospora sp. WMMD812 genomic window carries:
- the fdh gene encoding formate dehydrogenase gives MGLRTFIEGWPVYRQLTGTDPLGRGAAAQSTHSAALTARTETADSMARSICPYCAVGCGQRVYVKDGQVTQIEGDPDSPISRGRLCPKGSASKGLVTSPLRQTKVRYRRPYATEWEDLDLDVAVDMIADRVLAAREQTWEDVDSEGRPLNRTLGISSLGGATLDNEENYLIKKLFTAMGALQIENQARIUHSATVPGLGTSFGRGGATDFQQDVANADVVVIQGSNMAEAHPVGFQWVMEAKARGAKVFHVDPRFTRTSALADTYLPIRAGTDIALLGGVVRYILENELDFREYVLAYTNAATIVSDQFVDAEDGGGIFSGFNPDTSAYDQTSWQYAGHEGNAGSTDTSEERETAAGLRHESHGRPIPGRVIRDETLRHPRCVYQILKRHFARYTPEMVERVCGIPQEKFLELARAWTENSGRERTGVLIYSVGWTQHSVGVQYIRTGAIIQSLLGNMGRPGGGVLALRGHASIQGSTDIPTLFNLLPGYLPMPHHANHPTFEEWVDSIRHPGQKGFWGNARAYGASLLKAYWGDAATPENDFCYGYLPRMTGDHGTYQQVLNMIDGKVKGYFLLGQNPAVGSAHGRAQRLGMANLDWLVVRDLFMIESATFWKNGPEVATGEIVPEQCRTEVFFLPAASHVEKEGTFTQTQRLLQWREKALDPPADCRSELWFFYHLGRRLREKLAASDKPRDRALLDLTWDYPTEGPHAEPSAEAVLREINGYEVATGRPLSGFPEAKDDGSTAVGCWIYSGVYADGVNQAARRKSRHEQDWVAGEWGWAWPANRRILYNRASADPEGRPWSERKKYVWWDAEKGEWTGYDVPDFEKTKSPTYRPALGTSGTEGIAGDDAFVMQGDGKAWLYAPTGVVDGPLPTHYEPAESPLRNPLYQQQANPTRKVYTHPVNSVNPSPPQEHSQVFPYVFSVSRLTEHHTAGGMSRTVRSLAELQPEMFVEVSPELAAQVGVNHLGWAHLVSGRAVIEAKVLVTDRMTPLWVDGRMIHQVWLPYHFGFEGLVTGDSANDLFGITLDPNVLIQESKVGTCDVRSGRRPTGPALLELVDDYRRRAGITPGQNAPAVTPGDGEGRDDS, from the coding sequence ATGGGTCTGCGTACCTTCATCGAGGGTTGGCCGGTCTACCGGCAGCTCACCGGCACCGACCCGCTCGGCCGGGGCGCGGCCGCCCAGTCGACCCACTCGGCGGCGCTGACCGCCCGCACCGAGACCGCCGACAGCATGGCCCGTTCCATCTGTCCCTACTGCGCCGTGGGCTGCGGCCAGCGGGTCTACGTCAAGGACGGGCAGGTCACCCAGATCGAGGGCGATCCGGACAGCCCGATCTCCCGCGGCCGGCTCTGCCCCAAGGGTTCGGCCAGCAAGGGCCTGGTGACCAGCCCGCTGCGGCAGACGAAGGTGCGCTACCGCCGGCCGTACGCGACGGAGTGGGAGGACCTGGACCTCGACGTCGCGGTCGACATGATCGCCGACCGGGTGCTCGCCGCGCGTGAGCAGACCTGGGAGGACGTGGACAGCGAGGGGCGGCCGCTCAACCGCACGCTGGGCATCTCCAGCCTGGGCGGGGCGACGCTGGACAACGAGGAGAACTACCTCATCAAGAAGCTGTTCACGGCGATGGGGGCGCTCCAGATCGAGAACCAGGCCCGTATTTGACACTCCGCCACCGTCCCCGGTCTGGGGACCAGCTTCGGTCGCGGTGGTGCGACGGACTTCCAGCAGGACGTGGCGAACGCTGACGTCGTCGTCATCCAGGGCTCGAACATGGCCGAGGCCCACCCGGTGGGCTTCCAGTGGGTGATGGAGGCCAAGGCGCGCGGTGCCAAGGTCTTCCACGTCGACCCGCGGTTCACCCGGACCAGCGCGCTGGCCGACACGTACCTGCCGATCCGGGCCGGCACGGACATCGCCCTGCTCGGCGGGGTGGTGCGCTACATCCTGGAGAACGAGCTCGACTTCCGGGAGTACGTTCTCGCGTACACGAACGCGGCGACGATCGTCAGTGACCAGTTCGTCGACGCCGAGGACGGCGGCGGCATCTTCTCCGGGTTCAACCCCGACACCAGCGCGTACGACCAGACCAGCTGGCAGTACGCGGGTCACGAGGGCAACGCCGGGTCGACGGACACCAGTGAGGAGCGGGAGACCGCGGCCGGGCTGCGGCACGAGTCGCACGGCCGACCGATTCCGGGCCGGGTGATCCGGGACGAGACGTTGAGGCACCCGCGCTGCGTCTACCAGATCCTCAAGCGGCACTTCGCCCGCTACACGCCGGAGATGGTGGAGCGGGTCTGCGGCATCCCGCAGGAGAAGTTCCTCGAGCTGGCCCGCGCGTGGACGGAGAACTCCGGGCGGGAGCGCACCGGGGTGCTCATCTACTCGGTGGGCTGGACCCAGCACAGCGTCGGCGTGCAGTACATCCGGACCGGGGCGATCATCCAGAGCCTCCTGGGCAACATGGGCCGGCCCGGTGGCGGCGTGCTGGCGCTGCGCGGGCACGCCAGCATCCAGGGCTCGACCGACATCCCCACCCTGTTCAACCTGCTGCCCGGCTACCTGCCGATGCCGCACCACGCCAACCACCCGACCTTCGAGGAGTGGGTGGACAGCATCCGGCACCCGGGGCAGAAGGGCTTCTGGGGCAACGCCCGCGCCTACGGGGCCAGCCTGTTGAAGGCGTACTGGGGGGACGCGGCGACGCCGGAGAACGACTTCTGCTACGGCTACCTGCCGCGGATGACCGGCGACCACGGCACCTACCAGCAGGTGCTCAACATGATCGACGGCAAGGTGAAGGGCTACTTCCTGCTCGGGCAGAACCCGGCGGTCGGCTCGGCGCACGGGCGGGCGCAGCGCCTCGGTATGGCGAACCTGGACTGGCTGGTGGTCCGGGACCTGTTCATGATCGAGAGCGCGACGTTCTGGAAGAACGGGCCGGAGGTGGCCACCGGCGAGATCGTCCCGGAGCAGTGCCGGACGGAGGTGTTCTTCCTGCCCGCCGCCTCGCACGTGGAGAAGGAGGGCACCTTCACCCAGACGCAGCGCCTGCTGCAGTGGCGGGAGAAGGCTCTCGACCCGCCGGCCGACTGCCGCTCCGAGCTGTGGTTCTTCTACCACCTCGGCCGCCGCCTGCGGGAGAAGCTGGCCGCGTCGGACAAGCCCCGCGACCGGGCGCTGCTGGACCTGACCTGGGACTACCCCACGGAGGGTCCGCACGCCGAGCCGAGCGCCGAGGCGGTCCTGCGCGAGATCAACGGGTACGAGGTGGCCACCGGCCGCCCGCTCAGCGGGTTCCCGGAGGCGAAGGACGACGGCTCGACCGCGGTCGGCTGCTGGATCTACAGCGGGGTGTACGCCGACGGGGTGAACCAGGCCGCGCGCCGCAAGTCCCGGCACGAGCAGGACTGGGTGGCCGGCGAGTGGGGCTGGGCCTGGCCGGCGAACCGGCGCATCCTCTACAACCGCGCGTCCGCCGATCCCGAGGGCCGGCCGTGGAGCGAGCGGAAGAAGTACGTCTGGTGGGACGCGGAGAAGGGCGAGTGGACCGGCTACGACGTGCCGGACTTCGAGAAGACGAAGTCGCCGACGTACCGGCCGGCGTTGGGCACGTCCGGCACGGAGGGGATCGCCGGCGACGACGCGTTCGTCATGCAGGGCGACGGCAAGGCCTGGCTGTACGCGCCGACCGGCGTGGTGGACGGGCCGCTGCCCACCCACTACGAGCCGGCCGAGTCGCCGCTGCGCAACCCGCTGTACCAGCAGCAGGCCAATCCGACCCGCAAGGTGTACACGCACCCGGTGAACTCGGTGAATCCGAGCCCGCCGCAGGAGCACAGCCAGGTCTTCCCGTACGTGTTCTCGGTCAGCCGACTCACCGAGCACCACACGGCGGGCGGGATGAGCCGCACGGTGCGGTCGCTGGCGGAGCTGCAGCCGGAGATGTTCGTCGAGGTGTCGCCGGAGCTGGCCGCGCAGGTGGGGGTGAACCATCTGGGGTGGGCGCACCTGGTCAGCGGCCGGGCGGTGATCGAGGCGAAGGTGCTGGTCACCGACCGGATGACGCCACTGTGGGTCGACGGTCGAATGATCCACCAGGTCTGGCTGCCGTACCATTTCGGCTTCGAGGGCCTGGTGACCGGCGACTCGGCCAACGACCTGTTCGGGATCACCCTCGACCCGAACGTGTTGATCCAGGAGAGCAAGGTCGGCACGTGTGACGTACGATCCGGTCGCCGGCCCACCGGCCCGGCGTTGCTGGAGCTGGTCGACGACTACCGGCGGCGAGCCGGCATCACGCCGGGCCAGAACGCCCCGGCGGTGACCCCCGGCGACGGGGAGGGGCGCGATGATTCCTGA
- a CDS encoding 5'-nucleotidase C-terminal domain-containing protein: MTSSSGASRRQVLAVAAAAATAPLIAGAPAQAAASTKPSRTWDLTLLGTSDTHGNVYNWDYYRDAEYDDSKHNDIGVAKLATLINQIRAERRGKATLVLDAGDTIQGTPLATFYAKQEPITATGEKHPMARAMNIIDYDAVTLGNHEFNYGLPLLDLWIRQLGFPALAANAINAKTGKPAFLPYVIKKVSLGFAAPTLRVGILGLTNPGVAIWDKGNVEGKLRFDDMIATAAKYVPVMRARGADIVLISAHGGDSGTSSYGPELPNENPVALIAQQVPGIDAILFGHAHNEVVEKFVTNERTGAQVLLSEPSRWGQRLTRMDFTLARAHGRWTITKKSATMLNTNTVVEDPKVVAAVRAQHQKTVAYVNQVVAQASVEMSTVESRYKDTPILDFINHVQAETVTKALAGTSYASLPVLSQASPFSRTAVFPSGDVKIRDVAGLYVYDNTLEAVVLSGAEVRAYLEYSARYFRTLAPGAPVDPEQINDTSIPDYNYDALSGVDYDIDISKPVGQRITRLVLAGTDTPVADDAQFVVAVNNYRRSGGGNFPGIVKTQVYNEQQEIRQLLIDWAQEKGVIDPADFFQPNWKLVREGVPVF; encoded by the coding sequence ATGACCTCCTCCTCCGGAGCCTCGCGCCGCCAGGTGCTGGCCGTCGCGGCCGCCGCCGCGACCGCCCCCCTGATCGCCGGTGCGCCCGCCCAGGCGGCCGCCTCGACCAAGCCCTCGAGGACCTGGGACCTCACCCTCCTCGGCACCTCCGACACCCACGGCAACGTCTACAACTGGGACTACTACCGGGACGCCGAGTACGACGACAGCAAGCACAACGACATCGGCGTCGCCAAGCTGGCGACCTTGATCAACCAGATCCGCGCCGAGCGCCGCGGCAAGGCCACGCTGGTGCTCGACGCCGGCGACACCATCCAGGGCACCCCGCTGGCCACCTTCTACGCCAAGCAGGAGCCGATCACCGCCACGGGCGAGAAGCACCCGATGGCCCGAGCCATGAACATCATCGACTACGACGCCGTGACGCTGGGCAACCACGAGTTCAACTACGGCCTTCCCCTGCTGGACCTGTGGATCCGCCAGCTCGGCTTCCCCGCCCTGGCCGCGAACGCGATCAACGCGAAGACCGGAAAGCCGGCCTTCCTCCCGTACGTCATCAAGAAGGTCTCCCTCGGCTTCGCGGCGCCCACCCTGCGCGTCGGCATCCTTGGCCTGACCAACCCGGGCGTGGCCATCTGGGACAAGGGCAACGTCGAGGGCAAGCTGCGGTTCGACGACATGATCGCCACCGCGGCGAAGTACGTGCCGGTCATGCGCGCGCGCGGCGCGGACATCGTGCTGATCTCGGCGCACGGCGGTGACAGCGGCACCTCCAGCTACGGGCCGGAGCTGCCGAACGAGAACCCGGTCGCGCTGATCGCCCAGCAGGTGCCGGGGATCGACGCGATCCTCTTCGGACACGCCCACAACGAGGTCGTCGAGAAGTTCGTCACCAACGAGCGGACCGGCGCGCAGGTGCTGCTCTCCGAGCCGTCCCGGTGGGGCCAGCGCCTCACCCGGATGGACTTCACGCTGGCCCGCGCGCACGGCCGCTGGACCATCACCAAGAAGTCCGCCACCATGCTGAACACCAACACGGTGGTCGAGGACCCCAAGGTCGTCGCGGCCGTCCGGGCCCAGCACCAGAAGACCGTGGCGTACGTCAACCAGGTCGTCGCGCAGGCCAGCGTGGAGATGTCCACCGTCGAGTCCCGGTACAAGGACACCCCGATCCTGGACTTCATCAACCACGTCCAGGCCGAGACGGTCACCAAGGCGCTCGCCGGCACGTCGTACGCCAGCCTGCCGGTGCTGTCGCAGGCCTCGCCGTTCAGCCGCACCGCGGTCTTCCCGTCCGGCGACGTGAAGATCCGCGATGTGGCGGGCCTCTACGTCTACGACAACACCCTCGAGGCGGTCGTGCTCAGCGGCGCCGAGGTGCGCGCGTACCTGGAGTACTCGGCGAGGTACTTCCGCACCCTCGCCCCGGGCGCTCCGGTGGACCCCGAGCAGATCAACGACACGTCGATCCCGGACTACAACTACGACGCCCTCTCCGGCGTCGACTACGACATCGACATCTCCAAGCCGGTGGGGCAGCGGATCACCCGGCTGGTCCTGGCCGGCACCGACACCCCGGTGGCGGACGACGCGCAGTTCGTGGTGGCGGTGAACAACTACCGGCGCAGCGGCGGCGGCAACTTCCCCGGCATCGTGAAGACCCAGGTCTACAACGAGCAGCAGGAGATCCGCCAGTTGCTGATCGACTGGGCGCAGGAGAAGGGCGTCATCGACCCGGCCGACTTCTTCCAGCCGAACTGGAAGCTGGTGCGCGAGGGCGTGCCGGTCTTCTGA
- a CDS encoding geranylgeranyl reductase family protein produces MIVWDLAVVGGGPAGLSAAHAAARAGVRTLVVERATHPRYKTCGGGLIGTSLAEVHDRIEVPAHDRVDRVTFTRDGRRGFTRRHHGPLVTMVRREEFDDRLRAAAVAAGAEVREGAAVRAMEQDPDGVRLRLGDRTTVHARTVIGADGSSGVTARHVGVRYRQVDLGLELELEVPPEQRERWRHRVLLDWGPLPGSYAWVFPKGDRLTVGVIAARGAGERTREYLSGFVDRLGLADAPAAHDSGHLTRCRAEDSPLRRGRVLVAGDAAGLLEPWSREGISYALRSGALAGAAVAEGDLAGYERAVAERLVPSMRAGHRLLDIFERRPEVFHALLATPPGWRMFVRFCQGRASFDETLGRAPVRAGLALLDRLPAPRRKPAADLSS; encoded by the coding sequence GTGATCGTTTGGGATCTCGCCGTCGTCGGTGGGGGCCCCGCCGGGCTCTCCGCCGCGCACGCCGCCGCCCGCGCGGGCGTGCGCACCCTGGTCGTCGAACGGGCGACCCATCCGCGCTACAAGACGTGCGGGGGCGGGCTCATCGGCACCTCACTCGCCGAGGTGCACGACCGGATCGAGGTGCCCGCGCACGACCGGGTGGACCGGGTGACGTTCACCCGGGACGGGCGACGCGGCTTCACCCGCCGGCACCACGGTCCGCTGGTGACGATGGTCCGCCGGGAGGAGTTCGACGACCGGTTGCGGGCGGCCGCGGTCGCCGCCGGGGCCGAGGTCCGCGAGGGCGCCGCGGTCCGTGCGATGGAGCAGGACCCCGACGGCGTACGCCTGCGGCTGGGCGACCGCACCACCGTGCACGCCCGCACGGTGATCGGGGCGGACGGCTCCTCCGGGGTGACCGCCCGGCACGTGGGTGTCCGCTACCGGCAGGTGGACCTGGGGCTGGAGCTGGAGTTGGAGGTGCCGCCCGAGCAGCGGGAGCGGTGGCGGCACCGGGTGCTACTCGACTGGGGACCGCTGCCGGGGTCGTACGCCTGGGTCTTTCCGAAGGGCGACCGCCTCACGGTGGGTGTGATCGCGGCCCGCGGCGCGGGGGAGCGGACCCGGGAGTACCTGAGCGGCTTCGTCGACCGGCTCGGCCTGGCCGACGCGCCGGCGGCGCACGACTCCGGCCACCTCACCCGGTGCCGGGCGGAGGATTCCCCGCTGCGCCGGGGTCGGGTGCTCGTCGCCGGTGACGCCGCCGGTCTGCTCGAACCGTGGAGTCGGGAGGGGATCAGCTACGCGCTGCGCTCGGGCGCGCTGGCCGGTGCGGCGGTCGCCGAGGGCGACCTGGCCGGCTACGAGCGGGCGGTGGCCGAGCGCCTCGTCCCGTCGATGCGAGCCGGTCACCGGCTGCTCGACATCTTCGAGCGGCGGCCGGAGGTCTTCCACGCGCTGCTGGCGACCCCACCCGGCTGGCGGATGTTCGTCCGGTTCTGCCAGGGACGGGCGAGCTTCGACGAGACGCTGGGCCGGGCCCCGGTCCGGGCGGGTCTGGCGCTGCTGGACCGGCTTCCGGCGCCGCGCCGGAAGCCCGCCGCCGACCTTTCGTCCTGA
- a CDS encoding MEDS domain-containing protein codes for MTTVRVVDQVGLGDHVFWSYDDTAAALDAVGRFLATGLRLGHKALCFLDALAPDAVLADLSARGVPADAARAEGRLRLLPAGGSYRPGRRFDRPGMIAVLAAESARAHREGYPGLRLVGDMAWAARAGTSVVELHRYETEVNALFPDGTVAGLCLYDRRLFPADQIRAIAAAHPGSAGPDTGGSWRPLLRAYRTRDPAGLRLVGEIDRSNGDAFTAMLSGMSGWAVPGGPAVLDVSGLSFADVGAAHDLLRAGETQTGGLRLVGCRPAVRRLLDLVGQGAHLQPVGRPA; via the coding sequence GTGACGACTGTCAGGGTGGTCGACCAGGTGGGGCTCGGCGATCACGTGTTCTGGTCGTACGACGACACCGCCGCCGCGCTCGACGCCGTCGGCCGGTTCCTCGCCACGGGTCTGCGCCTCGGCCACAAGGCACTGTGCTTCCTCGACGCGCTGGCCCCCGACGCCGTCCTCGCCGACCTCTCGGCGCGAGGCGTGCCGGCCGACGCCGCCCGCGCCGAGGGCCGGCTGCGGCTGCTCCCGGCGGGCGGCAGTTACCGACCCGGGCGCCGGTTCGACCGGCCGGGGATGATCGCGGTCCTGGCGGCGGAGTCCGCCCGGGCGCACCGCGAGGGCTATCCGGGGCTGCGGCTGGTGGGCGACATGGCGTGGGCGGCCCGCGCCGGCACCTCGGTGGTGGAGCTGCACCGGTACGAGACCGAGGTGAACGCCCTCTTCCCGGACGGGACGGTCGCCGGCCTCTGCCTCTACGACCGCCGGCTCTTCCCGGCAGACCAGATCCGGGCGATCGCCGCGGCGCACCCCGGCTCCGCGGGCCCGGACACGGGAGGATCGTGGCGACCGCTGCTGCGGGCGTACCGGACCAGGGACCCGGCCGGTCTACGCCTGGTGGGTGAGATCGACCGCAGCAACGGCGACGCGTTCACCGCCATGCTCAGCGGCATGTCCGGGTGGGCGGTGCCGGGCGGCCCCGCGGTGCTGGACGTCTCGGGCCTGAGCTTCGCCGACGTGGGAGCCGCCCACGACCTGCTGCGGGCCGGCGAGACACAGACCGGCGGCCTACGTCTGGTCGGCTGCCGCCCCGCCGTGCGGCGGCTGCTCGACCTGGTCGGGCAGGGCGCGCACCTACAGCCCGTGGGTCGCCCGGCATGA
- a CDS encoding VOC family protein, producing MTSEAADRPPAVRQLRLVVEAEDYEAAVAFFRDALGLPEQAAFTGEGEARVVILDAGRATLEIANPAQKRMIDEVEVGRQVAPRIRVAFEVDDARAATERLVGAGAEQIAPPTVTPWQSLNARLDAPADLHITVFQELRSLDERTALDGFGIERSREE from the coding sequence ATGACCAGCGAGGCCGCCGATCGCCCGCCCGCCGTACGCCAGCTCCGCCTGGTGGTCGAGGCCGAGGACTACGAGGCGGCGGTCGCGTTCTTCCGGGACGCGCTCGGCCTGCCCGAGCAGGCGGCGTTCACCGGGGAGGGCGAGGCCCGCGTGGTCATCCTGGACGCCGGCCGCGCCACCCTGGAGATCGCCAATCCGGCACAGAAGCGGATGATCGACGAGGTCGAGGTGGGACGGCAGGTCGCGCCGCGGATCCGGGTGGCGTTCGAGGTGGACGACGCGCGCGCCGCCACCGAACGGCTGGTCGGCGCCGGCGCGGAGCAGATCGCGCCACCGACGGTGACCCCGTGGCAGTCGCTGAACGCCCGCCTGGACGCCCCGGCCGACCTCCACATCACGGTCTTCCAGGAACTGCGCAGCCTCGACGAGCGGACCGCGCTCGACGGCTTCGGCATCGAACGCTCCCGCGAGGAGTGA
- a CDS encoding SDR family oxidoreductase produces the protein MSEDQYTQKDPARQYGQQQGQPAQQQSVPGSTRRMGPKPDHGEESYRGSGRLDGKRAVITGGDSGIGRAVAIAFAREGADVLISYLGDEEEADARDTVRLVEQAGRRGVAVRTDLTDEGHCRQLVDRALSDLGGIDVLVNNAAFQMAQDKGLLGISTEQFDRVFKTNVYAMFWLCRAAVPRLPDGSVIINTSSIQAFDPSPQLLDYATTKAAIANFTKALALDLAEQGIRVNAVAPGPVWTPLIPATMPPEKVEQFGTDTPMGRPGQPAELAPAYVFFASQESSYVTGEILGVTGGKLTR, from the coding sequence GTGAGCGAGGACCAGTACACCCAGAAGGACCCGGCGCGGCAGTACGGCCAGCAGCAGGGCCAGCCCGCGCAGCAGCAGTCGGTGCCCGGATCCACGCGGCGGATGGGCCCGAAGCCGGACCACGGCGAGGAGTCGTACCGTGGCAGTGGCCGGCTCGACGGCAAGCGGGCGGTGATCACCGGCGGCGACTCCGGCATCGGTCGGGCCGTCGCGATCGCCTTCGCCCGGGAGGGCGCCGACGTGCTGATCTCCTACCTCGGCGACGAGGAGGAGGCGGATGCCCGGGACACCGTACGGCTCGTCGAACAGGCGGGCCGGCGGGGCGTCGCCGTCCGGACCGACCTGACCGACGAGGGCCACTGCCGTCAACTCGTCGACCGGGCGCTGTCCGATCTCGGCGGCATCGACGTGCTGGTCAACAACGCGGCGTTCCAGATGGCGCAGGACAAGGGGCTCCTCGGCATCAGCACCGAACAGTTCGACCGCGTCTTCAAGACCAATGTGTACGCCATGTTCTGGCTGTGCCGAGCTGCCGTGCCGCGCCTGCCGGACGGGTCGGTGATCATCAACACCTCCTCGATCCAGGCGTTCGACCCGTCGCCGCAACTACTCGACTACGCGACCACCAAGGCGGCCATCGCCAACTTCACGAAGGCTCTGGCGCTGGACCTGGCCGAGCAGGGCATCCGGGTCAACGCCGTCGCACCCGGTCCGGTCTGGACGCCGCTGATTCCGGCGACGATGCCACCGGAGAAGGTGGAGCAGTTCGGCACTGACACGCCGATGGGCCGTCCCGGCCAGCCCGCCGAGCTGGCTCCCGCGTACGTCTTCTTCGCCTCGCAGGAGTCGAGCTACGTGACGGGGGAGATCCTCGGCGTCACCGGCGGCAAGCTGACGAGGTGA
- a CDS encoding MFS transporter, with product MSAAGAPQSADIDPAENRRRWQALGVGLAAAFMTLLDISIVNVALPSLDRALHASPSDLQWVLSGYALTFGLALVPAGRFGDARGRRNAFVFGIALFTVTSTLAGLAPSPTWLVLARLLQGAAAGIVNPQVTGVIQELFRGPERARPFALLGATIGISTAVGPLLGGLLIALGGEEHGWRYVFFVNIPVGIITVILGWRLLPHRPRQQADRHRLDPVGVVLLGIGVLLVLLPLVQEQQWRTPWKWVLIPLGLLVLLAFALWERRYARHTTPLFDLRLFDFRSYTLGSLIGLIYFGGFTAIFFIFTLFLQNGHGYSPLIAGLAVTPFALGSAASSAVGGRYVNRLGRPMVAAGLIAVVVGLAATALVLREFPHAPVPWVTAAPLLVAGLGSGLVIAPNQTLTLSQVPVPQAGSGAGMLQTGQRIGAAAGIAAVGSVFFSSLNTNRGNWTTAFEHALITATVIIALALVAALVDIALGRRQT from the coding sequence ATGAGCGCGGCGGGCGCGCCGCAGTCGGCCGACATCGACCCGGCCGAGAACCGACGACGCTGGCAGGCCCTCGGTGTGGGACTGGCCGCCGCGTTCATGACGCTGCTCGACATCAGCATCGTCAACGTGGCGCTGCCCTCGCTGGACCGCGCGCTGCACGCCTCCCCCAGCGACCTGCAGTGGGTGCTGTCCGGGTACGCACTGACCTTCGGCCTCGCGCTCGTGCCGGCCGGTCGCTTCGGCGACGCCCGGGGCCGGCGCAACGCCTTCGTCTTCGGCATCGCGCTGTTCACCGTCACCAGCACGTTGGCGGGCCTCGCCCCCTCCCCCACCTGGCTGGTCCTCGCGCGGCTGCTCCAGGGCGCCGCGGCCGGCATCGTCAACCCACAGGTCACCGGCGTTATCCAGGAGCTGTTCCGGGGGCCGGAACGGGCCCGTCCTTTCGCGCTGCTCGGCGCCACCATCGGCATCTCCACCGCGGTCGGGCCGCTGCTCGGCGGGCTGCTCATCGCGCTCGGCGGCGAGGAGCACGGCTGGCGGTACGTCTTCTTCGTCAACATCCCCGTCGGCATCATCACGGTGATCCTCGGCTGGCGGTTGCTGCCCCACCGACCCCGGCAGCAGGCGGACCGCCACCGGCTCGACCCGGTCGGCGTGGTGCTGCTCGGCATCGGCGTGCTGCTGGTCCTGCTGCCGTTGGTGCAGGAACAGCAGTGGCGCACCCCGTGGAAGTGGGTCCTGATCCCGCTCGGGCTACTGGTGCTGCTGGCCTTCGCGCTCTGGGAACGGCGGTACGCCCGACACACCACGCCGCTGTTCGACCTGCGGCTGTTCGACTTCCGGTCGTACACGCTGGGCTCGCTCATCGGCCTGATCTACTTCGGCGGGTTCACCGCCATCTTCTTCATCTTCACCCTGTTCCTGCAGAACGGGCACGGGTACAGCCCGCTCATCGCCGGCCTGGCCGTCACCCCGTTCGCGCTCGGTTCCGCGGCCTCGTCGGCGGTCGGCGGGCGGTACGTCAACCGGTTGGGCCGGCCGATGGTCGCCGCCGGGCTGATCGCCGTCGTGGTCGGCCTCGCCGCGACGGCCCTGGTGCTGCGCGAGTTCCCGCACGCCCCGGTGCCCTGGGTCACCGCGGCCCCGCTACTGGTCGCCGGGCTCGGCAGCGGCCTGGTGATCGCCCCCAACCAGACGCTCACCCTGTCCCAGGTGCCCGTACCGCAGGCGGGCAGCGGCGCCGGGATGCTTCAGACCGGCCAACGGATCGGCGCCGCCGCCGGCATCGCCGCGGTCGGCTCCGTCTTCTTCTCCTCGCTGAACACCAACCGTGGCAACTGGACGACGGCCTTCGAGCACGCCCTCATCACGGCCACCGTGATCATCGCGCTGGCTCTGGTCGCCGCGCTGGTGGACATCGCCCTCGGCCGACGCCAGACCTGA
- a CDS encoding nucleotidyl transferase AbiEii/AbiGii toxin family protein produces MNHLHDFYRDVARVALTAAGPHRFVLGGGVAWAAHGLVTRPTEDVDLFADVEGAAAAAADGVRAALERAGYHVVDADPDSQLAQLFEGFDRDLRDFVVSRDGRQIRLSLARLERHRSPVVMDLGPVMDVRDLIANKTAALVNRREVRDYIDVAAALDRYDVTDLLALARQVDPALDLADVRAAGRYLDQVPDRRFTRYGLDADRIAQVRRRMAAWPR; encoded by the coding sequence GTGAACCACCTGCACGACTTCTACCGGGACGTGGCCCGGGTGGCCCTGACCGCCGCGGGCCCGCACCGCTTCGTGCTGGGCGGCGGAGTGGCGTGGGCGGCCCACGGCCTGGTCACCCGCCCGACGGAGGACGTCGACCTGTTCGCCGACGTCGAGGGCGCGGCCGCCGCGGCGGCGGACGGGGTGCGGGCGGCCTTGGAACGGGCCGGCTACCACGTGGTCGACGCGGATCCGGACAGCCAGCTGGCGCAGCTCTTCGAGGGCTTCGACCGGGACCTGCGGGACTTCGTGGTGAGCCGCGACGGCCGACAGATCCGGCTCAGCCTGGCCCGCCTCGAGCGGCACCGCAGCCCGGTGGTGATGGACCTCGGCCCGGTGATGGACGTCCGTGACCTGATCGCCAACAAGACCGCCGCGCTGGTCAACCGCCGGGAGGTACGCGACTACATCGACGTCGCGGCCGCCCTCGACCGGTACGACGTGACGGACCTGCTGGCGCTGGCCCGCCAGGTGGACCCGGCACTGGACCTGGCCGACGTCCGGGCGGCGGGCCGGTACCTGGACCAGGTGCCGGACCGCCGCTTCACCCGCTACGGGCTGGACGCCGACCGGATCGCCCAGGTCCGCCGCCGGATGGCCGCCTGGCCCCGCTGA